One Bacillus sp. 1780r2a1 DNA segment encodes these proteins:
- the thiC gene encoding phosphomethylpyrimidine synthase ThiC, producing MSKEQVIISMQQPFPNSKKVYVQGTRSDIQVPMREIHLSPTVNDRGEEQNTPVRVYDTSGVYTDPAYSVDLEKGLPPLRKPWIAERNDTFSYAGRTVQARDNGYKEGDQRNEMKSFPLINYSPQKAKDDRIVTQMHYAKKGIITPEMEFIAIREQMSAETIREEVAAGRAIIPCNINHPEVEPMIIGTKFHVKINANIGNSAVHSSIEDEVEKMTWATRWGADTIMDLSTGKDIHKTREWIIRNSPVPVGTVPIYQALEKVNGIAEDLSWDVYRDTLIEQAEQGVDYFTIHAGVLLRYIPLTATRTTGIVSRGGSILAQWCLAHHQENFLYTHFEEICEICKQYDISISLGDGLRPGSIADANDEAQFAELDTLGELTTVAWKHDVQVMIEGPGHVPMHLIKENVDRQMEVCHEAPFYTLGPLTTDIAPGYDHITSGIGAAMIGWFGTAMLCYVTPKEHLGLPNKEDVREGVITYKIAAHAADLAKGHPGAQVRDNALSKARFEFRWHDQFNLSLDPDRAREYHDETLPAEGAKTAHFCSMCGPKFCSMRISHDIRQLADEKQLVDFAKQGMKEKSQEFIEKGSKLYS from the coding sequence ATGTCTAAAGAACAAGTAATCATTTCAATGCAACAGCCGTTTCCAAACAGTAAAAAAGTATACGTGCAAGGGACTCGAAGTGATATTCAAGTACCGATGCGCGAAATCCACCTTTCCCCCACTGTAAACGACCGCGGTGAAGAGCAAAACACCCCCGTTCGCGTTTACGATACAAGCGGCGTATACACCGATCCAGCCTATAGTGTAGATTTAGAAAAAGGACTGCCACCTTTACGCAAACCATGGATTGCAGAACGAAACGATACTTTTTCCTATGCTGGCCGTACCGTTCAAGCAAGAGATAACGGCTATAAAGAAGGCGATCAGCGGAACGAAATGAAAAGCTTTCCCCTTATTAATTATTCACCACAAAAAGCAAAGGATGACAGAATCGTCACCCAAATGCATTATGCAAAAAAAGGAATTATCACGCCTGAAATGGAATTCATCGCAATTCGTGAGCAAATGAGTGCAGAAACGATTCGTGAAGAAGTTGCAGCAGGGCGTGCAATCATTCCCTGCAATATTAACCACCCAGAAGTTGAACCAATGATTATCGGAACAAAGTTTCACGTGAAGATTAATGCAAATATCGGAAACTCTGCTGTTCATTCATCAATTGAAGATGAAGTTGAAAAGATGACGTGGGCTACAAGGTGGGGAGCAGATACAATTATGGATCTTTCAACTGGTAAAGACATTCATAAGACACGTGAATGGATTATTCGAAATTCACCCGTTCCTGTTGGCACTGTCCCTATTTATCAAGCTTTAGAGAAAGTTAATGGGATAGCAGAAGACCTATCTTGGGATGTTTATCGTGATACGCTTATCGAACAAGCCGAACAAGGTGTTGATTACTTTACGATTCATGCGGGCGTACTATTGCGCTATATTCCACTTACTGCTACGCGAACAACAGGTATTGTCTCACGCGGCGGATCTATTTTAGCTCAATGGTGTTTAGCACATCACCAAGAAAACTTTTTGTATACGCACTTTGAAGAGATTTGCGAAATTTGTAAGCAATACGATATCTCCATCTCATTGGGAGACGGACTGCGCCCTGGTTCAATTGCTGATGCCAATGATGAAGCACAGTTTGCAGAGCTTGATACGCTTGGTGAATTAACAACAGTGGCGTGGAAGCATGATGTTCAAGTAATGATTGAGGGTCCTGGACATGTGCCAATGCATCTGATTAAAGAGAACGTTGACCGACAAATGGAAGTTTGCCACGAAGCACCATTCTATACCCTGGGACCACTAACAACTGATATAGCACCGGGCTATGACCACATTACGTCTGGTATTGGAGCTGCAATGATTGGGTGGTTTGGTACAGCAATGCTTTGTTATGTAACCCCAAAAGAACATTTAGGCCTTCCGAATAAAGAAGATGTTCGCGAAGGTGTAATTACCTATAAAATTGCTGCTCATGCTGCTGATCTTGCAAAAGGTCACCCAGGTGCCCAAGTTCGTGATAACGCACTTTCAAAAGCTCGATTTGAGTTTAGATGGCATGACCAATTTAATTTATCGTTAGATCCTGACCGAGCTCGAGAATACCATGATGAAACACTACCAGCAGAAGGTGCTAAAACTGCTCACTTCTGTTCCATGTGTGGACCTAAGTTCTGTTCAATGAGAATTTCTCATGATATTAGACAACTAGCGGATGAAAAACAGCTCGTTGATTTCGCTAAACAAGGCATGAAAGAAAAATCACAGGAATTTATTGAAAAAGGATCTAAACTTTATTCTTAA
- a CDS encoding spore germination protein → MLIKRHSKKKKQKSEPKQDPASINIPLKTTIEENKKYLQEYLDYTNDLGERWLTFNGKKALLMYFVPLMDSVKLNEHVIKPMLLEKKGDPKEVIQIGSVNESQDLHEVITLLCRGGTILFLEDVSTLYIIDATLPASREVSQAIDEKVVRGSHEGFVENLDKNINLMRQRFLDGSLIVKYLEVGTISRTRVAVLYLKGISNPEYYEEVFRRLESIDVDAVESGSIIEEALENSPFSPFPQLLNTERPDRVMGNLLEGRIAIMTAGNSSTIVAPSCFFTFYQSPEDYNTRSLYGSFFRLLRIFSFFVAISLPALYIATISFHYELIPVDLILTVKSSVDNVPFPPIAEAFIMVLILELLKEAAIRLPSSIAQTIGVVGGLVIGTAIVEANLVSNIMIIVIALTAIASFVVPTNEMSTTLRILSFPMMVGAALFGYLGIIFVLTLIIMHLVTLESVGKPYLIPIAPLRVADLKDVFVRVNQMYMNDRPVGPKPLKRRRQRALRDWQKNE, encoded by the coding sequence ATGCTGATTAAACGTCATTCAAAAAAGAAAAAGCAAAAAAGTGAGCCAAAACAAGATCCAGCATCCATCAACATTCCACTAAAAACAACAATTGAAGAAAATAAAAAGTATCTTCAAGAGTACTTGGATTACACGAATGATTTAGGTGAGCGTTGGCTTACGTTTAACGGTAAAAAAGCGCTATTAATGTATTTTGTGCCGCTTATGGATTCGGTAAAACTAAACGAACATGTTATTAAACCAATGCTACTAGAGAAAAAAGGGGACCCAAAAGAGGTTATTCAGATTGGTTCTGTGAACGAATCACAAGATCTACATGAAGTGATTACGTTGCTTTGTCGAGGTGGGACCATTTTATTTCTTGAAGACGTTTCAACCTTATATATAATTGATGCTACGCTTCCTGCATCTAGGGAAGTTAGTCAAGCAATTGATGAAAAAGTTGTGCGCGGTTCTCACGAAGGGTTTGTTGAAAATCTAGATAAAAACATAAACTTAATGCGCCAGCGCTTTTTAGATGGAAGCTTAATCGTTAAATACCTTGAAGTCGGTACGATTTCGCGTACGAGAGTAGCTGTTTTATACCTTAAAGGAATTTCAAATCCAGAATACTATGAAGAAGTATTTCGACGATTAGAATCAATTGACGTGGATGCGGTGGAAAGCGGGAGTATTATTGAAGAAGCTCTTGAAAATTCACCGTTTTCACCTTTTCCACAGCTACTTAATACAGAAAGACCAGATCGAGTGATGGGGAATCTATTGGAAGGGCGAATTGCGATTATGACAGCTGGAAACTCATCCACGATTGTTGCGCCTTCCTGCTTTTTTACGTTCTATCAATCGCCAGAAGATTATAATACCCGCTCTTTGTACGGATCTTTCTTTCGCTTGTTGAGGATTTTTAGTTTTTTTGTTGCAATCAGTCTACCAGCGTTATATATTGCTACGATTTCATTCCACTATGAGCTTATCCCTGTTGATTTAATTTTAACGGTGAAAAGCTCTGTTGATAACGTGCCTTTTCCGCCGATAGCCGAAGCGTTTATTATGGTTCTTATTTTAGAGCTTCTAAAAGAAGCAGCAATTCGATTACCATCGTCCATTGCGCAAACAATTGGCGTAGTGGGAGGGTTAGTTATCGGGACAGCGATTGTAGAAGCAAATCTTGTTTCCAATATAATGATTATTGTTATTGCTCTTACGGCCATTGCTTCATTTGTGGTACCAACAAATGAAATGAGTACGACGTTACGGATTTTAAGCTTTCCAATGATGGTAGGAGCAGCATTATTCGGTTATTTAGGCATTATCTTTGTGCTGACCCTTATTATTATGCATCTGGTAACACTAGAATCTGTAGGGAAACCTTATTTAATACCAATTGCTCCATTGCGTGTGGCAGATTTAAAGGATGTCTTTGTTCGGGTCAATCAAATGTATATGAACGATCGTCCGGTAGGCCCAAAGCCTCTAAAGCGCAGAAGACAGCGAGCATTAAGGGATTGGCAAAAAAATGAGTGA
- a CDS encoding spore germination protein, producing MSEAKKITSTQLFFIILQTQIGIGILSLPYNLFKIAETDGWLSLIISGAIVQVITLIHWGLTYRLPGETVYSMGNTLLGTFLGKVLNIGYIGYYIVISSVIMVLYVNVLQRWVYHITPAYILVLLLAIIALYFAKENIVNIARFYVMVSVLLIVIILLVASAFKYADIRYIFPIGEAGIQKIMLGAKEGTISMLGFEAVLILAPFVRAQSKTTTLKMVVFSNFAATMIYVYVTLACLLFFSPDEMPLVPEPVLYILKATQNSVIERIDLVFLAFWIISVITSLIMYVYIASVGMKTCFKKKTHRPFVPIIVFCAAILSIYYSKSDDLTAVLSKITNYLVYIFIFIIPTLLFILSLFKKRKRTT from the coding sequence ATGAGTGAAGCTAAAAAAATTACTTCAACACAATTATTTTTTATTATCCTTCAGACACAGATTGGTATTGGAATTTTATCACTTCCCTATAACTTATTTAAAATCGCTGAAACAGATGGATGGTTATCGCTCATTATTAGCGGAGCTATTGTACAAGTTATTACTCTTATTCACTGGGGTCTCACGTACCGCTTACCGGGTGAAACTGTATATAGTATGGGAAATACGTTGCTAGGCACTTTTTTGGGGAAGGTATTAAACATAGGCTACATAGGATATTATATTGTCATTTCAAGCGTTATTATGGTTTTATATGTAAATGTTTTACAAAGGTGGGTTTACCATATTACTCCTGCTTATATATTGGTATTGTTATTAGCTATTATCGCTCTTTATTTTGCAAAGGAAAATATTGTAAACATTGCACGCTTCTATGTAATGGTGTCAGTTTTATTAATTGTAATTATCCTCCTCGTGGCAAGTGCATTTAAGTATGCTGATATCCGGTATATCTTTCCTATTGGAGAAGCTGGAATTCAAAAAATTATGCTCGGTGCAAAAGAAGGCACCATTTCCATGCTTGGATTTGAAGCAGTCTTAATTTTAGCACCGTTTGTAAGAGCCCAGAGTAAAACTACCACGTTAAAAATGGTGGTGTTTAGCAACTTTGCAGCAACCATGATTTATGTCTATGTCACATTAGCTTGCTTATTATTTTTTAGTCCAGATGAAATGCCGCTTGTACCAGAACCTGTTTTATATATTTTAAAAGCAACTCAAAACTCTGTCATTGAACGAATCGACTTAGTATTTTTAGCGTTCTGGATTATTTCAGTTATTACGTCTTTAATTATGTATGTTTATATTGCGAGTGTCGGTATGAAGACGTGTTTTAAAAAGAAAACGCATAGACCCTTTGTCCCTATCATTGTATTTTGTGCTGCTATCTTATCGATTTACTATTCAAAGAGTGATGATTTAACAGCTGTATTGTCAAAAATAACCAATTACTTGGTGTATATCTTTATTTTTATCATTCCAACTTTACTTTTTATTCTTTCATTATTTAAAAAGAGGAAGAGGACAACATGA
- a CDS encoding Ger(x)C family spore germination protein, with amino-acid sequence MKKQWKMWVLLSSTLALLTGCWDQKMLKDTIFMSAASYQIAPDGRIDGAIAVHSYISNQEAPVSKIYHATASSPRSGRVQLNEQLSGTLMTAKNRVFLIEDDLAKKGIIQLSDVLYRTPESPLIARYVIIDGKPNEIINMKQVGEELIGEYLSGVILTAEKQSLVPVETLQTICTLLFDEGKGLALPYAKFNKENMSVEIKGIALFNGEKFSGITLKDEEAKALLLLSNKKNKYMTMTDKVKMNGKEYIVSYEVAKAKSKLKIKVRSNHQLEVKVPVSLKVSITEFTYGEVGSDDLIKKIENTINKNVQNKAEKVVEKLQKANCDFLEVGRELMAYHPDVWKELEWKKDYAQIDIKPDVTVEVIHRGIIN; translated from the coding sequence ATGAAGAAACAGTGGAAAATGTGGGTGTTACTTAGCAGTACGCTAGCTTTATTAACTGGATGTTGGGATCAAAAGATGCTTAAGGATACGATCTTTATGTCTGCAGCGTCGTATCAGATAGCGCCGGATGGAAGAATTGATGGAGCAATAGCGGTACATTCCTATATTTCAAACCAAGAAGCGCCTGTTAGTAAAATATATCACGCAACGGCTAGTTCGCCTCGAAGCGGTCGAGTTCAGCTAAACGAACAGCTTTCTGGAACGTTAATGACGGCTAAAAATCGTGTGTTTTTAATTGAGGACGATTTAGCAAAAAAAGGGATTATCCAGCTAAGTGATGTATTGTACCGAACACCTGAAAGCCCGCTTATCGCTCGATATGTAATAATCGACGGAAAACCAAACGAAATTATTAATATGAAGCAAGTGGGGGAAGAGCTGATTGGAGAATATTTATCTGGCGTTATTTTAACGGCTGAAAAGCAATCACTCGTACCAGTAGAGACTCTTCAAACGATTTGTACATTGTTATTTGATGAAGGAAAAGGGTTAGCTCTACCTTATGCAAAATTTAATAAGGAAAACATGTCTGTAGAAATAAAGGGAATTGCGTTATTTAATGGGGAAAAATTTTCGGGAATAACGTTAAAAGATGAGGAAGCAAAAGCATTATTATTACTATCAAATAAAAAAAACAAATATATGACGATGACAGATAAGGTAAAGATGAATGGAAAAGAATATATTGTTTCTTATGAAGTGGCAAAAGCAAAATCAAAACTGAAGATAAAAGTACGTTCTAATCACCAGTTAGAAGTAAAAGTCCCTGTTTCACTAAAAGTTAGTATTACTGAGTTTACGTATGGAGAAGTTGGATCAGATGATCTTATTAAAAAAATTGAAAATACGATTAACAAAAATGTTCAAAATAAAGCTGAGAAAGTTGTCGAAAAGCTTCAAAAAGCAAACTGTGATTTCTTAGAGGTAGGAAGAGAACTAATGGCTTACCACCCCGATGTATGGAAAGAATTAGAATGGAAAAAAGATTATGCTCAAATCGATATTAAACCAGACGTAACTGTTGAAGTGATTCATCGAGGAATCATTAATTAA
- a CDS encoding VanZ family protein — MTDNTKKKVKQGLLFLFIIYGVTLIYVTLIKENEQVYGQAMNLSLFSTIKLMWASGNLELAFVNVIGNIVMFAPIGMFIPLFMKSFDGFIQVVVTGFLISFTVEILQYELTERVFDIDDILLNSIGTLVGWILVKLLFFFKRLILK, encoded by the coding sequence ATGACGGATAATACAAAGAAAAAAGTAAAACAAGGATTGCTTTTCTTGTTTATTATATATGGTGTGACACTTATTTACGTCACGCTCATTAAAGAAAACGAGCAAGTATATGGGCAAGCCATGAACTTAAGCTTATTTAGTACAATTAAGCTCATGTGGGCCAGTGGAAATCTTGAGCTAGCATTCGTGAACGTAATAGGGAATATTGTAATGTTTGCTCCAATTGGAATGTTTATACCGCTTTTTATGAAATCATTTGACGGATTTATTCAAGTGGTTGTCACAGGGTTCTTAATCAGTTTTACTGTTGAGATTTTACAATATGAGTTAACAGAGCGAGTTTTTGATATTGATGATATTCTGCTAAATTCAATTGGAACACTGGTCGGATGGATTTTAGTTAAGCTGCTCTTTTTCTTCAAAAGACTTATTTTAAAGTGA